The following proteins come from a genomic window of Candidatus Binatus sp.:
- the thiO gene encoding glycine oxidase ThiO encodes MKALIIGGGIIGSSIAWRLAADGNAVTVLERARLGQEASWAAAGLIGPQAEAHEPGAFFDLALAGKRSFDEIVERLTRESGVDPEYDRQGVLYAAFTEEDRAELQSRAKWQRAAGGEVEELTPRDALKLAPMLSAKILGALHMPTNWRVENRKLTQAYINAAIARGALFREGARVDSIVTAGGRATGVRLTDGSIETGDLVINAAGSWSGEIRGLEEDRIRFYPVRGQILCFDALPGLVGPSLFSADGIIVQRRDGRILAGSVFEEAGFNKSVTLDGLERVSRAARALAPDLASMPFREAWAGLRPASEDLLPVLGPSPTVGNVIYAAGHFRSGILLSAITGEVIADLAAGRKPSIDLAPFAPARFRDGIAHPVKLADWK; translated from the coding sequence GTGAAGGCGCTGATCATCGGCGGCGGCATTATCGGGAGTTCGATCGCGTGGCGATTAGCCGCGGATGGCAACGCCGTGACTGTCCTCGAGCGCGCGCGTTTAGGCCAGGAGGCGTCGTGGGCGGCGGCCGGACTTATCGGCCCGCAGGCAGAGGCTCACGAGCCGGGCGCGTTCTTCGATCTGGCGCTCGCGGGAAAACGATCGTTCGACGAAATTGTCGAGCGGCTGACGCGCGAGAGCGGCGTCGATCCTGAGTACGATCGTCAAGGCGTCCTCTACGCGGCGTTCACCGAGGAAGATCGCGCGGAATTGCAATCGCGCGCGAAATGGCAGCGCGCGGCGGGCGGCGAGGTCGAGGAACTCACGCCGCGCGACGCCTTGAAACTCGCGCCGATGCTGTCGGCAAAAATACTCGGCGCATTGCACATGCCGACTAACTGGCGCGTCGAGAATCGCAAGCTCACGCAGGCATACATCAATGCGGCGATCGCGCGCGGCGCTCTGTTTCGCGAAGGCGCGCGCGTCGATTCGATCGTGACTGCGGGCGGCCGCGCGACGGGCGTGCGACTCACGGACGGTTCGATCGAAACTGGCGATCTCGTGATCAACGCGGCTGGCTCGTGGTCGGGCGAGATTCGCGGACTCGAAGAAGATCGAATTCGTTTTTATCCGGTGCGCGGACAGATTTTATGCTTCGATGCGCTGCCTGGATTGGTCGGGCCGTCGCTGTTTTCCGCCGACGGCATCATCGTGCAGCGCCGCGACGGTCGTATCCTCGCGGGCTCGGTGTTCGAAGAGGCCGGCTTCAACAAGAGCGTGACGCTCGACGGGCTTGAGCGGGTTTCTCGCGCGGCGCGAGCGCTGGCGCCGGATTTGGCGTCGATGCCGTTTCGGGAAGCGTGGGCGGGGCTCCGTCCGGCCAGCGAAGATCTGCTGCCGGTGCTGGGGCCGTCGCCGACGGTCGGCAACGTGATTTATGCGGCCGGACATTTCAGGAGCGGTATTTTGCTCTCGGCGATCACCGGCGAAGTAATCGCGGACCTCGCGGCGGGGCGGAAGCCGTCGATCGATTTGGCGCCATTCGCGCCGGCGCGATTTCGCGATGGAATCGCCCATCCGGTCAAGCTTGCCGATTGGAAATGA
- a CDS encoding PLP-dependent aspartate aminotransferase family protein produces MARLIKGFDTKLIHAGEPEPLIGGAVTMPIFQSSTFEYSGQKSYHDLRYIRLSNTPNHTVLHAKLAALENAEAALVAGSGMAAISATLFTVLAGGGHLLAQDCLYGGTHDLMNVEFPSYGMSVDFIDGDEPATWREALRPNTKAIYVETMSNPLLQVGDLEAVVSFAAENGLLSIIDNTFASPLNFRPAEIGFDLSLHSGTKYLNGHTDIVAGAVIGRAELVRSVTRTLNHLGGVLDPHACFLLNRGIKTLGVRVRHQNESALKIARWLEQDPAVSHVNYPGLESHSNHLRACELFDGFGGVLSFELEGGLAAATRFIERVTIPISAPSLGGVETLITRPATTSHSGMSPEHRASAGISDGLIRLSVGLESSDDLLEDFETALGD; encoded by the coding sequence ATGGCGCGGCTAATCAAAGGATTCGACACCAAGCTGATTCACGCCGGCGAGCCCGAACCACTGATCGGCGGCGCCGTCACGATGCCGATTTTCCAGTCGTCCACCTTCGAGTACAGCGGCCAGAAGAGCTACCACGATCTGCGCTACATCCGCCTCAGCAACACGCCCAATCATACGGTGCTGCACGCGAAGCTGGCGGCGCTCGAAAACGCGGAAGCGGCGCTGGTCGCGGGCAGCGGGATGGCGGCGATTTCCGCGACGCTCTTCACCGTGCTGGCCGGCGGCGGCCATCTGCTCGCTCAGGATTGCCTCTACGGCGGCACCCACGATCTGATGAACGTGGAATTTCCCAGCTACGGGATGTCAGTCGATTTCATCGACGGCGACGAACCCGCCACCTGGCGCGAGGCACTCCGTCCCAACACCAAGGCCATCTACGTCGAGACGATGTCCAATCCGTTGTTGCAGGTAGGCGACCTCGAAGCGGTGGTGTCATTCGCCGCCGAGAACGGATTGCTCTCGATCATCGACAATACGTTTGCGAGCCCGCTCAATTTTCGGCCCGCGGAAATCGGCTTCGACCTCTCGCTGCATAGCGGCACCAAGTACCTGAACGGACATACCGACATCGTCGCGGGTGCGGTGATCGGCCGCGCGGAACTGGTGCGCAGCGTGACGCGGACGCTCAATCATCTCGGCGGCGTGCTCGATCCGCATGCCTGCTTCCTGCTGAATCGCGGCATCAAGACGCTCGGGGTGCGCGTGCGGCATCAGAATGAAAGCGCGCTCAAAATCGCGCGATGGCTCGAGCAGGATCCCGCAGTGAGCCACGTCAATTACCCGGGCCTCGAGAGCCACTCGAATCATCTGCGCGCGTGTGAATTGTTCGACGGCTTCGGCGGCGTGCTCAGTTTCGAACTCGAAGGCGGGCTCGCGGCCGCAACGCGCTTCATCGAGCGCGTGACGATTCCGATCAGCGCGCCGAGCCTCGGCGGAGTCGAGACGCTGATCACGCGGCCGGCCACGACCTCGCATTCCGGGATGTCGCCGGAGCATCGCGCGAGCGCCGGCATCTCCGATGGCCTCATCCGGCTGTCGGTCGGGCTCGAGTCGAGCGACGATCTGCTCGAGGACTTCGAGACCGCGCTTGGCGATTGA